A DNA window from Methylobacterium sp. NMS14P contains the following coding sequences:
- a CDS encoding M20/M25/M40 family metallo-hydrolase — MLRADIAAARRTLATDRASEVATLARRLIAAASPNPPGDTRAVAEVAVACIREMVPSAEIAQYESAEGIVNVVARVRGTGPGRRVILNGHLDTYPVGEAGAWSVDPAGATIDGRLYGRGAADMKGGIAASIVALAGLADVADAWPGEVVLTLAGDEETMGPLGTRWLLDTVPHATGDAVIIGDAGSPRVLRFGEKGFLWIEVEAAGRPAHGAHVHLGDNAIDRLRGALDRLGAALAAVPVTAPSAVSEAIERSRPISEPLAGVGEAETLGRITVNLGRIEGGTSPNLVPSRARAALDIRLPVGVEAEAVEAAIHGALDDPDLTVRVLRTFAPNHTDPDHRLVRLCAAAAGEVMGAPVAINMRVGGSDARWFRMRGIPTVVYGPTPHGMGGPDEFAAIAELGQVARVHALTAFDFLRDTQP, encoded by the coding sequence TTGCTGCGCGCTGACATCGCCGCCGCCCGCCGCACCCTCGCCACCGACCGTGCCTCCGAGGTGGCCACTCTCGCCCGGCGGCTGATCGCGGCCGCGTCCCCGAACCCGCCCGGCGACACCCGCGCGGTCGCCGAGGTCGCCGTCGCCTGCATCCGCGAAATGGTGCCCTCGGCCGAGATCGCGCAGTACGAGAGCGCGGAGGGCATCGTGAACGTCGTCGCTCGGGTCCGGGGCACGGGACCGGGCCGGCGGGTTATCCTCAACGGCCATCTTGACACCTACCCCGTGGGCGAAGCCGGCGCTTGGAGCGTCGATCCGGCCGGCGCGACCATCGATGGGCGCCTGTACGGGCGCGGGGCCGCCGACATGAAGGGCGGGATCGCCGCCTCCATCGTCGCCCTCGCCGGGCTTGCCGACGTCGCGGACGCATGGCCCGGAGAAGTCGTCCTGACGCTGGCCGGAGACGAGGAGACGATGGGCCCCCTCGGGACCCGGTGGCTGCTCGACACCGTACCCCACGCGACGGGGGATGCGGTGATCATCGGCGATGCCGGCTCGCCGCGCGTCCTGCGCTTCGGCGAGAAGGGCTTCCTCTGGATCGAGGTCGAGGCGGCGGGGCGGCCCGCCCACGGCGCCCACGTCCACCTCGGGGACAACGCGATCGACCGGCTGCGTGGGGCGCTGGACCGCCTCGGCGCGGCGCTGGCGGCGGTGCCGGTGACCGCGCCCTCCGCCGTAAGCGAGGCGATTGAACGCTCGCGACCCATTTCCGAACCCCTGGCCGGGGTTGGCGAGGCGGAGACGCTCGGCCGGATCACCGTCAACCTCGGCCGGATCGAGGGGGGCACCTCGCCCAATCTCGTCCCGTCCCGGGCCCGCGCCGCCCTCGACATCCGCCTGCCCGTCGGAGTTGAGGCGGAGGCCGTCGAGGCCGCGATCCACGGCGCCCTCGACGATCCGGACCTGACGGTCCGGGTGCTGCGGACCTTCGCGCCGAACCACACGGACCCGGACCATCGCCTCGTGCGCCTCTGCGCCGCCGCCGCCGGAGAGGTGATGGGCGCCCCGGTCGCTATAAACATGCGGGTCGGCGGCTCGGACGCCCGCTGGTTCCGGATGCGGGGCATCCCCACCGTGGTCTACGGGCCCACCCCCCACGGCATGGGTGGCCCCGACGAGTTCGCCGCCATCGCCGAACTCGGGCAGGTCGCACGCGTCCACGCGCTCACCGCCTTCGACTTCCTGAGGGATACGCAGCCTTGA
- a CDS encoding amino acid ABC transporter permease — protein MGTYQFRWDVIPANLPFLLSGVQTTLIISGLTLVFATAGGLLVAVMSGSRLWPLRMIALVYGEIIRNTPILVQLLWAYYVLPILLGIRLDAFAAAVLGLSIYSSAFIAEVFRAGIQAVPAGHREAAQVLGLTPGQSFVRIVLPQAVRLILPPLAANFVQLIKYSSLAAVISVGEITRRGMELSSSTFRPLEIFTFIAVIYFAICWPLTQSIRIWERRLAAR, from the coding sequence ATGGGCACCTACCAGTTCCGCTGGGACGTGATACCGGCGAACCTCCCGTTCCTGCTGTCGGGCGTCCAGACCACCCTGATCATCTCGGGGCTGACCCTCGTCTTCGCGACGGCGGGGGGCCTTCTGGTCGCGGTCATGTCGGGCTCCCGCCTCTGGCCCCTGCGGATGATCGCCCTCGTCTACGGCGAGATCATCCGCAACACCCCGATCCTCGTGCAACTCCTGTGGGCCTATTACGTCCTGCCGATCCTCCTCGGGATCCGCCTCGACGCCTTCGCCGCCGCCGTCCTCGGCCTGTCGATCTACTCCTCAGCCTTCATCGCCGAAGTCTTCCGAGCGGGCATCCAGGCTGTCCCGGCCGGGCACCGGGAGGCGGCGCAGGTCCTCGGACTCACGCCGGGCCAGAGCTTCGTCCGGATCGTCCTGCCACAGGCGGTCCGCCTGATCCTGCCGCCGCTCGCGGCCAATTTCGTGCAGCTCATTAAATATTCCTCGCTCGCCGCGGTGATCTCCGTGGGCGAGATCACCCGGCGGGGCATGGAACTGTCCTCCTCGACCTTCCGGCCGTTGGAGATCTTCACCTTCATTGCAGTGATCTACTTCGCGATCTGCTGGCCTCTCACGCAGTCGATCCGCATCTGGGAACGCCGTCTTGCTGCGCGCTGA
- a CDS encoding ABC transporter substrate-binding protein, with protein MTCRFTGFLTAVLAGIALLGAAFPAAAQQTQSHLYDITKSGKLRVCTWPLYYSISFRNPATGELEGIDADLMKELAKDMGVKLEVVETAFGTFIADLQANKCDIGMFGVGATMKRAQAVEFSKPYLVTNVYAVVKEDGPIKQWGDIDKKGITAAVTLGSYIEPFMRGYLKNAVVNAVAPPATSQAELMTNRADVIMSDFPTALRMKKEFPGVTFLLPPEKLAVTPYAYVVAPGDQIWLNYVNLFVDTIKLDGRLARFAEKNGLGPIVAP; from the coding sequence ATGACGTGTCGTTTCACCGGGTTCCTCACGGCCGTTCTAGCCGGGATCGCCCTTCTCGGAGCGGCCTTTCCCGCCGCCGCCCAGCAAACGCAGTCGCATCTCTACGACATCACCAAGTCCGGCAAGCTGCGCGTGTGCACGTGGCCGCTCTACTACTCGATCTCCTTTCGCAACCCCGCCACCGGCGAACTCGAGGGGATCGATGCCGACCTGATGAAGGAGTTGGCGAAGGACATGGGCGTGAAGCTCGAGGTCGTCGAGACGGCTTTCGGCACCTTCATCGCCGACCTCCAGGCCAACAAATGTGACATCGGGATGTTCGGCGTCGGCGCGACCATGAAGCGGGCGCAAGCCGTCGAGTTCTCGAAGCCGTATCTCGTGACCAACGTCTATGCGGTGGTGAAGGAGGACGGCCCGATCAAGCAATGGGGCGACATCGACAAGAAGGGGATCACAGCCGCGGTCACCCTCGGCTCCTACATCGAGCCGTTCATGCGCGGCTACCTGAAGAACGCCGTCGTCAACGCCGTGGCGCCGCCGGCCACCAGCCAAGCGGAGCTGATGACGAACCGGGCCGACGTCATCATGAGTGATTTCCCCACCGCCCTGCGCATGAAGAAGGAGTTTCCCGGCGTCACCTTCCTGCTGCCGCCGGAGAAGCTCGCGGTGACGCCCTACGCCTATGTCGTCGCGCCAGGCGACCAGATCTGGCTCAACTACGTCAACCTGTTCGTCGATACGATCAAGCTCGACGGGCGGCTCGCCAGATTCGCCGAGAAGAACGGGCTCGGCCCGATCGTCGCGCCGTAG
- a CDS encoding amino acid ABC transporter ATP-binding protein, producing MAASTRRVLVGQEIGKAFGSHRVLDAVDLTLHEREVVCVIGPSGSGKTTLLRCLALLTAPDQGRVLMHDQVVAGGKADRSVARAARAVRSDIGMVFQHFNLWPHMSVLANVIEAPIRVRGLMRDEAVAQAEVLLAKVGLSDKRDAYPGRLSGGQQQRVAIARALAMRPAVLLFDEPTSALDPELRREVLAVMRDLAGEGMTMMVVTHEMGFAEKVGSRVVFMDGGRIIEEGDPKSFFAAPRTDRARRFLAQFED from the coding sequence ATGGCGGCTTCGACGCGACGGGTTTTGGTGGGGCAGGAGATCGGAAAGGCGTTTGGATCGCATCGCGTCCTCGACGCCGTGGATCTCACGCTGCACGAGCGGGAGGTGGTTTGCGTCATCGGGCCAAGCGGCTCGGGCAAGACCACGCTGCTGCGCTGCCTTGCCCTCCTCACCGCACCGGACCAGGGGCGCGTGCTGATGCACGATCAGGTCGTCGCCGGCGGCAAGGCGGACCGCTCCGTCGCGCGGGCCGCCCGCGCCGTGCGGTCCGACATCGGCATGGTCTTCCAGCACTTCAACCTGTGGCCGCATATGAGCGTGCTGGCCAACGTCATCGAGGCCCCGATCCGCGTGCGGGGGCTGATGCGCGACGAGGCGGTCGCCCAGGCCGAGGTGCTGCTCGCCAAGGTCGGCCTGTCCGACAAGCGCGATGCCTACCCGGGCCGGCTCTCGGGCGGCCAGCAGCAGCGGGTCGCCATCGCCCGCGCCCTGGCCATGCGCCCGGCCGTCCTCCTGTTCGACGAGCCGACGAGCGCGCTCGACCCGGAATTGCGGCGCGAGGTTCTGGCCGTGATGCGCGACCTCGCCGGCGAGGGGATGACCATGATGGTCGTGACCCACGAGATGGGGTTTGCCGAGAAGGTCGGCAGCCGCGTCGTCTTTATGGATGGCGGCCGGATCATCGAGGAGGGAGACCCGAAGTCCTTCTTCGCCGCGCCCCGCACCGACCGCGCGCGCCGCTTCCTGGCGCAGTTCGAGGACTGA
- a CDS encoding LysR family transcriptional regulator — protein sequence MDLRQIELFTAIIEHGSLTAAARALGVTQPAVSAGLARLERAVGFSLFRRDGRQVVPTPEATLFYEEAVRALAGVAQLDDAAAAIAAAARGSLTVATNPSPGIAWLPRIVAEFQRTRPDVRLNLLTRSSREIRDLVAARAFDLGIAEPPFDKKDSVVRRYRFAAVAALKANHPLAVHEVLTPPRLDGAPMIGLLPAHGTTPAIAQAFAAQGADLRIVVRCEFFATALNLAAEGAGIALVDPISAACHSAPDIVIRPFTPRIAYEVAVLKPAQSGLSRLAEAFAREIDRHVRPYLMEHGS from the coding sequence ATGGATCTACGACAGATCGAACTCTTCACCGCGATCATCGAGCATGGGAGCCTGACGGCGGCGGCCCGCGCCCTCGGTGTCACGCAGCCAGCCGTCAGCGCCGGGCTGGCTCGCCTCGAACGGGCGGTCGGCTTCTCGCTCTTCCGCCGGGACGGCCGGCAGGTGGTGCCGACGCCGGAGGCGACGCTCTTCTACGAGGAGGCCGTCCGCGCCCTCGCCGGCGTCGCGCAGCTCGACGATGCGGCCGCCGCCATCGCCGCCGCCGCGCGGGGCTCGCTGACGGTCGCGACCAATCCGAGCCCCGGAATCGCTTGGCTTCCCCGCATCGTCGCGGAGTTCCAGCGGACGCGGCCGGATGTCCGCCTGAACCTGCTGACCCGGTCCTCGCGCGAGATCCGGGATCTCGTCGCGGCCCGTGCCTTCGATTTGGGCATCGCCGAGCCGCCCTTCGACAAGAAGGACAGCGTGGTCCGCCGCTATCGATTCGCGGCGGTCGCGGCCCTCAAGGCGAATCATCCGCTGGCCGTGCACGAGGTCTTGACCCCCCCGCGGCTCGACGGGGCTCCGATGATCGGGCTGCTTCCTGCGCACGGCACCACGCCCGCGATCGCCCAGGCCTTCGCCGCGCAGGGGGCGGACCTGCGGATTGTGGTCAGGTGCGAGTTCTTCGCGACCGCGCTGAACCTCGCGGCGGAGGGGGCAGGGATCGCCCTGGTCGATCCGATCAGCGCCGCGTGCCACTCGGCGCCCGACATCGTCATCCGGCCGTTCACCCCGCGCATCGCCTACGAGGTGGCCGTGCTGAAGCCGGCGCAGAGCGGTCTCTCCCGTCTCGCCGAGGCCTTCGCCAGGGAGATCGACCGGCACGTTCGGCCCTACCTGATGGAGCACGGTTCGTGA
- a CDS encoding M28 family metallopeptidase encodes MELVEADRTVLLGCHPLVRTVATPPSGLEAEVVDVGRGTEAEFAALAPLLAGRIVLVQHEYMFAAGHIHRRLKYAWAREAGAVGFLIAGPLPTRPVAGSSGRGPEDGIPALGIEPEAAARLAPTALGYARARLTIAAMEFAASTEAILFDLPGQTADTVVLSAHLDGHDLAESAMDNATGVAVALAVTRALAPHAGCFRRGLRLAFFSAEEWALTGSRVYLDRLPVAERKTLAMNLNLDSVAGSGHLTALCSGLPALVAWAERTTRAAGAPVRTFLPPMANSDHANFTRHGIPALRLVAGFDERASNLRYVLTTADTRDKVTEGQLRLATLAATAMVWSALTDEQLPY; translated from the coding sequence TTGGAACTCGTCGAGGCGGATCGAACCGTTCTGCTGGGCTGCCATCCCTTGGTACGCACCGTCGCCACGCCCCCCTCCGGGCTGGAGGCGGAGGTCGTGGATGTCGGGCGAGGCACCGAGGCGGAATTCGCCGCGCTCGCCCCCCTTCTGGCAGGCCGCATCGTCTTGGTGCAGCACGAATACATGTTCGCGGCGGGGCACATCCACCGTCGATTGAAGTATGCCTGGGCACGAGAGGCGGGTGCCGTGGGCTTCCTGATCGCCGGCCCCCTTCCGACGCGCCCGGTCGCCGGGTCGTCCGGCCGGGGCCCAGAGGACGGAATCCCCGCCCTCGGCATCGAGCCGGAGGCCGCCGCGCGCCTCGCGCCGACAGCGTTGGGTTACGCCCGGGCCCGGCTCACGATCGCCGCGATGGAGTTCGCCGCCAGCACGGAGGCGATCCTGTTCGACCTCCCGGGACAAACCGCCGACACCGTCGTGCTGAGCGCGCATCTCGACGGCCACGATCTCGCCGAGAGCGCGATGGACAACGCCACCGGTGTCGCAGTGGCCCTTGCCGTCACACGGGCGCTCGCCCCCCATGCGGGGTGTTTCCGGCGCGGACTGCGCCTCGCCTTCTTCAGCGCCGAGGAGTGGGCCCTGACGGGCTCGCGCGTCTATCTCGACCGCCTGCCCGTGGCCGAGCGCAAGACCCTCGCCATGAACCTCAACCTCGATTCCGTCGCCGGCTCCGGCCACCTGACGGCCTTGTGCAGCGGTCTTCCGGCCCTCGTGGCCTGGGCGGAGCGGACCACCCGCGCGGCGGGCGCGCCGGTGAGAACCTTCCTCCCGCCGATGGCCAACTCGGACCACGCCAACTTCACGCGACACGGCATCCCGGCCTTGCGCCTCGTCGCAGGGTTCGACGAGAGGGCCTCCAATCTCAGGTACGTTCTGACAACGGCCGATACGCGCGACAAGGTGACGGAGGGGCAACTGCGTCTCGCGACCCTCGCCGCCACAGCAATGGTGTGGTCCGCGCTCACCGATGAGCAGCTTCCCTACTAA
- a CDS encoding IS1182 family transposase has protein sequence MMGPRQVEQGALFYEFSLDTHVPADHLLRAIDRFVDLSGLRAHLQPFYSSTGRPSVDPELMIRMLLIGYCFGIRSERRLCDEVHLNLAYRWFCRLGLDVRVPDHSTFSKNRHGRFRDSDLLRRLFETVLTRCIAEGLVGGEGFAVDASLIKADANRQKGVEGTNGLPPETVSRAAREYLAVLDDAAFGAATPVVPKLVSPADPAARWTGADGGLAYFAYAANYLIDLDHAVIVDVEPTTAIRQAEVTAAKRMIVRSRERFDLYPARLAGDSGYGSAAMLGWLVHEQGIEPHIPVLDKSERRDGTFSRSAFTYDPGTDAYTCPAGKHLRQRQKVYRSPPPLVDADGMLRYRASKHDCDACALKPRCCPNASARKIPRSIHEGARQMARDICASKAGRTSRRERKKVEMLFAHLKRILKLDRLRLRGPDGARDEFHLAAAAQNLRKLAKLIPLGQPSLA, from the coding sequence ATGATGGGACCTCGACAAGTCGAGCAGGGCGCCCTGTTCTACGAGTTCTCGCTCGATACCCACGTCCCCGCCGACCATCTGCTGCGCGCCATCGACCGCTTCGTTGACCTGTCGGGCCTGCGCGCGCACCTGCAGCCGTTCTACAGCTCGACGGGCCGGCCCTCGGTCGACCCTGAGTTGATGATCCGCATGCTGCTCATCGGCTACTGCTTCGGCATCCGCTCCGAGCGCCGCCTCTGCGACGAGGTCCACCTCAACCTCGCCTACCGCTGGTTCTGCCGGCTCGGACTCGACGTCCGGGTGCCGGATCATTCCACCTTCTCCAAGAATCGTCATGGCCGCTTCCGCGACAGCGACCTGCTGCGCCGCTTGTTCGAGACCGTGCTCACTCGCTGCATCGCCGAGGGGCTCGTGGGCGGCGAGGGCTTCGCGGTCGACGCCAGCCTGATCAAGGCCGATGCCAACCGGCAGAAGGGCGTCGAGGGTACGAACGGCCTGCCACCCGAGACCGTCAGCCGCGCCGCCCGGGAGTACCTGGCCGTGCTTGACGACGCCGCGTTCGGCGCTGCGACGCCGGTCGTGCCCAAGCTCGTCTCCCCCGCCGACCCGGCCGCGCGTTGGACGGGCGCGGACGGTGGGCTGGCCTACTTCGCCTACGCGGCCAACTACCTGATCGACCTCGACCACGCGGTGATCGTGGACGTCGAGCCGACCACCGCGATCCGGCAGGCCGAGGTTACGGCCGCCAAGCGCATGATCGTGCGCTCGCGCGAGCGCTTCGACCTCTACCCGGCACGGCTCGCCGGCGACAGCGGTTACGGATCGGCCGCGATGCTGGGCTGGCTCGTCCACGAGCAGGGCATCGAGCCGCACATCCCCGTCTTGGACAAGTCTGAGCGCCGCGACGGTACCTTCAGCCGATCAGCCTTCACCTACGACCCTGGCACGGACGCCTACACCTGCCCGGCCGGCAAGCACCTGCGGCAACGTCAGAAGGTCTACAGATCACCGCCTCCGCTCGTCGACGCAGACGGGATGCTGCGCTACCGCGCGAGCAAGCACGACTGCGATGCCTGCGCGCTGAAGCCACGATGCTGCCCCAACGCATCCGCCCGCAAGATCCCACGCTCGATCCACGAGGGCGCCCGGCAGATGGCGCGCGACATCTGCGCCTCGAAGGCGGGCCGTACCTCGCGGCGGGAGCGCAAGAAGGTCGAGATGCTGTTTGCCCACCTCAAGCGGATCCTGAAGCTGGATCGGCTTCGGTTGCGGGGGCCGGATGGAGCCCGGGACGAATTCCACCTCGCGGCCGCCGCCCAAAACCTACGGAAGCTGGCCAAGCTGATCCCGCTGGGGCAGCCGAGCCTAGCCTGA
- a CDS encoding GGDEF domain-containing protein, with the protein MTIVLCGCAGLAIVSLRNAAWQQAKIGAETLLDSMTRTLTRDFELYDLSLQAVADRLRDPILEGVSPQVRHLALFDRAATASGYGAIFVLDAQGDAFIDSGSLVPRRLNGADRVYFQVQRNRDAGLYVGRPWRTRVSGREMIPLSRRFSYADGAFAGVVVGAIELAYFEAVFARLNRNLNLKITVLFDDSLSTGGGQPPVQYPAADPLDRQTLSMIAEADHITLISSSAGAEALHVAHRVGTLPMHVVVSVPLSTIGSAWHARATAIVLIVGTPAIALLCLLQLLRSELRRRTVAEAELAALALTDALTGIPNRRHFDRRLAELEKASSRERCALALIDVDRFKAFNDYSGHPAGDLVLKAVGAELAMCAARAGGIAFRIGGEEFAVVLTGVEEAHALNVARDCRGSIEALALPHALSPLGIVTVSVGLLYADRRSATTQTEWLSLADAALYEAKRGGRNQVRTIDIVTGKTETSSASSRMVSTEELLPA; encoded by the coding sequence GTGACCATCGTGCTTTGCGGATGCGCGGGCTTGGCCATCGTGAGTCTGCGCAACGCAGCTTGGCAGCAGGCAAAGATTGGCGCTGAGACGCTGCTGGACAGCATGACGCGCACTTTGACACGTGACTTCGAGCTCTACGACCTGTCGCTGCAGGCAGTGGCAGATCGTCTGCGGGATCCAATTCTCGAGGGCGTTTCGCCCCAGGTTCGGCACCTTGCCCTTTTCGATCGAGCGGCGACGGCCTCAGGTTACGGGGCGATTTTCGTCCTCGACGCTCAGGGTGACGCATTCATCGACTCCGGCTCCTTGGTGCCGCGTCGGCTAAATGGTGCCGATCGGGTCTATTTTCAGGTTCAGCGCAATCGAGATGCTGGCCTTTACGTCGGTCGACCGTGGCGCACCCGCGTCAGTGGTCGTGAGATGATCCCATTGAGCCGGCGTTTCTCCTACGCGGACGGAGCGTTTGCCGGCGTCGTGGTTGGAGCGATCGAACTCGCGTATTTCGAGGCGGTCTTCGCTCGCCTCAACCGCAATCTCAACCTCAAAATCACTGTGCTGTTCGATGACAGCCTGTCGACCGGAGGTGGGCAGCCCCCCGTGCAATACCCAGCCGCTGATCCTCTCGATCGGCAGACGCTCTCGATGATCGCCGAGGCGGATCATATTACCCTCATCTCGAGCTCTGCCGGTGCGGAAGCCCTCCACGTGGCTCATCGGGTGGGGACATTGCCGATGCACGTCGTCGTGTCGGTTCCGCTCAGCACGATAGGATCGGCGTGGCACGCCCGAGCAACGGCGATCGTCCTGATTGTCGGCACGCCTGCTATCGCTCTGCTGTGCCTTCTCCAACTGCTGCGAAGCGAGTTGCGGCGTAGGACGGTCGCGGAGGCAGAACTCGCCGCCCTTGCGTTGACTGATGCGTTGACTGGCATCCCCAATCGCCGCCACTTCGATCGTAGACTCGCAGAGTTGGAGAAAGCCTCGTCGCGCGAGCGGTGTGCGCTCGCGCTGATCGACGTAGATCGCTTCAAGGCCTTTAACGACTACTCGGGACATCCAGCCGGCGACTTGGTGTTAAAGGCCGTTGGAGCAGAACTGGCGATGTGTGCAGCGCGCGCTGGCGGGATCGCCTTTCGGATAGGAGGAGAAGAGTTTGCGGTCGTCCTGACCGGCGTCGAAGAGGCTCACGCACTGAATGTCGCTCGCGATTGCCGAGGATCAATCGAAGCCCTGGCGCTACCCCATGCCCTGAGCCCCCTCGGCATAGTTACAGTGAGCGTGGGGCTGCTCTATGCTGACCGGCGGTCTGCTACGACCCAGACTGAGTGGCTGAGCCTCGCAGATGCCGCGCTCTATGAAGCGAAACGTGGGGGGCGCAATCAGGTCCGCACGATTGATATCGTCACCGGCAAAACAGAGACTTCGAGTGCTTCATCCAGAATGGTGTCGACCGAGGAGCTTCTTCCCGCATGA
- a CDS encoding bifunctional diguanylate cyclase/phosphodiesterase, producing the protein MIYGAARLAADHSLGFVFTAVVICLAAGWLVATLMRTVSDVDLAHRYRWVAGTAVVAGLGVWTTHFVAMLGYRPDMVLSFDDTKTIVSALIGILVAGLPLAAARLFPSWRIRAMAGAIAGLGIGGMHYAGMAAIEGCQQTHSPLMDVLAAGIGACSLALACGLPRRLATPRVVCALFTLAVTGTHFVAIAGTTLARTQDYSGFPHENIVLSIFTTAGAAVLFLGAFLTIIATQRFDAQERAHSSVLRTALDNMSNGLLYLDASERVRLYNRRYAEIYGIPVDVDLTGKSIDQIIDIVGNRHHWTAERRVAARQRVDEWRNVENSRQIDYPLDDGRILQVEIRPIEEGGNVVTFDDVTKERAAQRRITELAFSDPLTKLANRRALNARLGRDFVPKQVVKLLLIDLDRFKQINDTYGHVVGDQLLKQVANRLRTIAGSDGFVARLGGDEMAVLVYGDQAQAMAVATEVIEALALPYAINDLTVSIGCSIGMCCTDDARDAIELMQFSDIALYESKRQGRGRTSCYTRDMLKTVADRVQLETDMRTAIERGEMHLAYQPVISLVDDRIIGYEALIRWEHPTLGAVSPARFIPLAEETGQIVPIGAWVLREACRQAAQLPSDVYVAVNVSPVQLRSPQLLSDLTQALAKSGLPAKRLEIELTETAIVEDGPQIAKVLNAIRRLGVTVAMDDFGTGYSSLAHLRDLPLDRIKVDRSFVATAETDRHSLAVLKGITQIARALNVALQAEGVETPSQLALMREIGCDAIQGYLVGRPQRLAERTVPMALSA; encoded by the coding sequence ATGATCTATGGTGCTGCTCGCCTAGCTGCCGACCACTCACTCGGCTTCGTCTTCACTGCCGTAGTCATCTGCCTCGCGGCTGGATGGCTGGTCGCTACTTTGATGCGTACGGTCAGCGACGTCGATCTTGCTCACCGATACCGTTGGGTCGCGGGCACGGCGGTTGTGGCCGGCTTGGGCGTCTGGACGACTCATTTCGTCGCCATGCTGGGCTACCGACCCGACATGGTGCTGAGCTTTGACGATACGAAGACTATTGTCTCGGCACTGATCGGCATCTTAGTCGCAGGCCTGCCGTTGGCTGCGGCACGGCTTTTTCCATCGTGGCGGATCCGCGCTATGGCTGGTGCGATTGCCGGGCTTGGTATCGGCGGGATGCACTACGCCGGCATGGCGGCGATTGAGGGATGCCAACAGACTCATTCGCCGCTCATGGACGTTCTCGCTGCCGGTATTGGTGCCTGCAGCCTCGCGCTGGCTTGTGGACTGCCAAGGCGCTTGGCGACCCCCCGGGTGGTCTGCGCTCTTTTCACCCTCGCCGTTACCGGTACTCACTTCGTCGCGATTGCCGGCACGACGCTAGCGCGCACCCAGGATTATAGCGGCTTTCCGCACGAGAATATCGTGCTCAGCATTTTCACCACTGCGGGAGCTGCTGTGCTGTTCCTCGGGGCGTTCCTTACTATAATTGCAACACAACGTTTCGATGCCCAGGAGCGCGCCCATTCTTCGGTCCTGAGAACCGCACTCGACAATATGTCGAACGGTTTGTTATATCTGGACGCGTCCGAGCGCGTGCGCCTGTACAATCGGCGATACGCTGAAATCTATGGCATCCCTGTCGATGTCGACCTGACGGGCAAAAGTATCGACCAGATCATCGACATTGTCGGCAATCGTCATCATTGGACCGCGGAGCGGCGCGTGGCGGCGCGCCAGCGGGTCGACGAATGGCGGAACGTCGAAAACTCGAGGCAAATCGACTATCCGCTTGACGACGGACGCATTCTGCAGGTCGAAATCCGTCCGATCGAGGAAGGCGGTAACGTCGTTACCTTCGACGACGTCACCAAAGAGCGCGCGGCACAGCGCCGGATCACGGAACTGGCCTTCTCCGATCCCCTGACCAAGCTCGCCAATCGCCGCGCCTTGAATGCGCGTTTGGGTCGCGATTTTGTTCCCAAGCAAGTCGTCAAGCTCCTGCTGATCGATCTCGATCGCTTCAAGCAGATTAACGATACCTACGGTCACGTCGTCGGTGATCAGCTCTTGAAACAGGTTGCCAACAGGCTGAGGACGATCGCAGGATCGGACGGGTTCGTAGCCCGGCTTGGCGGCGACGAGATGGCGGTGCTGGTCTATGGCGATCAGGCACAGGCGATGGCTGTCGCCACTGAGGTGATCGAGGCGCTCGCCCTCCCGTACGCGATCAATGACCTCACAGTGTCGATTGGCTGCAGCATTGGCATGTGCTGCACGGATGATGCGCGCGATGCGATCGAACTCATGCAGTTCTCAGACATCGCGCTATATGAGTCGAAACGGCAGGGTCGAGGCAGAACGAGCTGCTACACGCGCGACATGCTGAAGACTGTCGCCGATCGGGTTCAGCTTGAAACGGACATGCGAACAGCGATTGAACGTGGGGAGATGCATTTGGCCTATCAGCCGGTGATCTCACTCGTTGACGATCGGATCATCGGATATGAGGCATTGATCCGTTGGGAACACCCGACGCTCGGGGCTGTTTCCCCGGCCCGTTTCATCCCATTGGCGGAGGAGACCGGACAGATCGTCCCGATCGGCGCTTGGGTGCTGCGGGAGGCCTGCCGACAGGCCGCGCAATTACCGAGCGATGTCTACGTCGCGGTGAACGTTTCACCTGTTCAGCTGCGCTCGCCGCAGCTTCTGTCCGATCTCACGCAGGCTCTGGCCAAGAGTGGACTGCCAGCCAAACGGCTGGAGATCGAGCTCACGGAAACAGCAATCGTCGAGGATGGCCCTCAGATCGCCAAGGTCCTGAACGCCATCCGCCGCCTCGGTGTGACGGTGGCGATGGATGATTTTGGCACGGGTTACTCGTCGCTGGCCCATCTGCGCGACTTGCCGCTCGACCGCATCAAAGTGGATCGTTCGTTCGTGGCTACGGCGGAGACTGACCGCCACTCGTTGGCGGTTCTGAAAGGCATCACGCAGATCGCACGTGCGCTGAATGTCGCGCTCCAGGCGGAAGGCGTAGAGACGCCATCGCAGCTTGCGCTCATGCGCGAGATCGGTTGCGACGCGATCCAGGGCTACCTAGTCGGGCGGCCGCAGCGATTGGCTGAGAGAACGGTGCCAATGGCCTTGTCGGCATAG